In the Desulfobulbaceae bacterium genome, CGCCGCCAATATCAAAAATTATGTCCCGCAACGATATACCCATCGGCACTTCAATAAGCCCGGTGTTTCGGATTTTGCCTGTTAAGGCAAAAACCTTGGTACCCTTGCTGTTTTCCGAGCCTATGGAGGCAAACCACTCAGCGCCATTTTTCATTATTGGAGTGATATTGGCCCAGGTTTCGACATTATTGATAATTGTCGGTTTCCCCCAAAGCCCTTTATCGGCTGGATATGGCGGCTTAGCTCGCGGCATGCCGCGCTCCCCTTCAATGGAGGCAATCAGCGCTGTTTCTTCACCACAGACAAAGGCCCCGGCCCCCAACTTCACCTTAATGTCAAAATCGAAGGTTGAGCCATGAATCCCTTTACCTAAAAAGCCTCGTTCACGGGCTTGCTGAAGGGCAATTTTCAAACGCTCTACTGCCAGGGGATACTCGGCCCGGATATAAACATAGGCGGTTGGCGCCCCTATGGCGAAGGCGCCAATGCTCATACCCTCTATCATGGTGTGCGGGTTGCCTTCAATTACCGAACGATCCATAAAAGCACCCGGATCACCTTCGTCGGCATTACAAATCAGATATTTGGGTACCGCCTCTTTTGAGGCACAAATTTCCCATTTCAAGCCAGAAGGAAAACCGGCACCGCCACGACCTCGCAGACCAGAGGCCTTGATTGTCTCAATGACTTCAGCGGGAGCCATTTCAGTCAAAACCCGGCGGACAGTCTCATAACCGCCCAAGTCAATATATTCCTGGATATTTTCGGGATCAATCTTGCCGTTATTGGCCAACACCACTTTTTTCTGTAAGGTGTAAAACTTATGGTAGTCATCACCAACCCGCCACTCCTCAACCGGAGAACCTGAGACAATATGCTCCATTACAAGTCGAGGAACCATATCCGGCTTCACGTACTGGTAGGTGGTTCGTTCGCCATCGATGGTAATGTCAACCAGAACGTCCCTGTCGCAAAAGCCACGGCAACCGACCTGATGCATCGCACAGTGCTTTTCTATGCGGGCGTCAACCTCGGCCTTTTCGAATTCAGCCCGAAACGCATCCATCACCTCCAGACTTCCGGCGGCTATACCCCCGGTGTCCATACAGACATTTATGATGATTTCACTCACTGTCCTGTTCCTTATCAGCTTTTAAAACGCTTTTAATGGCTTGTGTTACTTTTTCAGGGGTCATCCGGCCATAGACTTTTTTGTTGACCACCATCACCGGGGCAATACTGCATGCCCCCAGACAGGCGACCTTCTCAAGGGTGAACAAACCGTCTTTGGTGGTATCTTCACCCTTGGGAAAATCAAGCTCCTGATTCAATTGAAACAGATTACGATGGGCCCCTTTTACGTGACAGACCGTTCCGCAACATGAGGTAATAATGTTTTTGCCACGTGGTTTCAGAAAGAATTGCGCATAAAAAGTACTGACCCCGAAAAATTTGCTGGCTGGGATATTCGTTCGTTTAGAAAACCAGTAAACCGCCTCTTCCGGTAGATAGCCAAAAACTTCCTGAATGTGCTGAAGGGCAGATATGATATTATCGCCTGACTCATCATACTGCTGATGAATCCGTTCAAGCTCTTCAATCATTGCTTTTTCCATCTGAATGCTCCCGTGGTATCGTTGTTAAACGACCGTGGTTCGTGAGTGGATATTGCTATGTAGTGGTGGCACAGGACTTAGGAAACAGATTACGTGATTTTATGCCATCGCCCTGATAGTTGCAACCTTAAATAGATTTTAAATAGAACCTAACATACTTCATTTATCGATAGCAGATGTTATCGATAGCAGATTGACTTTTCTGAGACAGCAACCTACAATAAGGAACCCTACCCATTTGAGAAGCGATATGAAAATCACCTCTGCTACATATGAAAAAATAATTGCCGACCTGCAAGATGGACTCTATTTTGTCGATCGCGACCG is a window encoding:
- the nuoF gene encoding NADH-quinone oxidoreductase subunit NuoF, whose translation is MDTGGIAAGSLEVMDAFRAEFEKAEVDARIEKHCAMHQVGCRGFCDRDVLVDITIDGERTTYQYVKPDMVPRLVMEHIVSGSPVEEWRVGDDYHKFYTLQKKVVLANNGKIDPENIQEYIDLGGYETVRRVLTEMAPAEVIETIKASGLRGRGGAGFPSGLKWEICASKEAVPKYLICNADEGDPGAFMDRSVIEGNPHTMIEGMSIGAFAIGAPTAYVYIRAEYPLAVERLKIALQQARERGFLGKGIHGSTFDFDIKVKLGAGAFVCGEETALIASIEGERGMPRAKPPYPADKGLWGKPTIINNVETWANITPIMKNGAEWFASIGSENSKGTKVFALTGKIRNTGLIEVPMGISLRDIIFDIGGGIKGGKLLKAVQTGGPSGGCIPQQHIDLKVDYESLKSVGSMMGSGGMVVLDETDCMVNITKFFLEFTQAESCGKCTPCRIGTKRLLEILTRITEGEGKKGDINLLVDLANDVKDSSLCGLGMSAPNPILSTIKYFRHEYEAHIHQKKCPAKVCRKLLTFFIREDLCVGCGMCKKNCPVKAISGEPKKAHRVNTAVCIKCGACYDICKFSAVLKE
- a CDS encoding NAD(P)H-dependent oxidoreductase subunit E — translated: MEKAMIEELERIHQQYDESGDNIISALQHIQEVFGYLPEEAVYWFSKRTNIPASKFFGVSTFYAQFFLKPRGKNIITSCCGTVCHVKGAHRNLFQLNQELDFPKGEDTTKDGLFTLEKVACLGACSIAPVMVVNKKVYGRMTPEKVTQAIKSVLKADKEQDSE